Proteins found in one Mangifera indica cultivar Alphonso chromosome 15, CATAS_Mindica_2.1, whole genome shotgun sequence genomic segment:
- the LOC123197853 gene encoding ent-kaurene synthase TSP4, chloroplastic isoform X4 — protein MAFGHTHSLTISSSSLSGAAKTRSKFITDAKTTSLLNGTKERIKKIFYNTDLSVSSYDTAWVAMVPSPDTLQSPCFPQCINWLLDNQLQDGSWGLPQRPSWLVKDALSCTLASVLALKRWGIGEEQMSKGIKFIESNFDSINDEKQHTPIGFDIIFPGMLECAKDLNLNLPLKAAEIDALVHRRHSEVRRIYLEGRKEYLAYVSEGMGKLQDWEMVMKYQRKNGSLFNSPSATAAALSHLQVAGCLEYLRSVLEKFGDAVPTFYPFDLYARLFLVESLQSLGIDHHFKNEIRGVMDETYRYWLQGEGEILLDPATCAMAFRLLRFNGYDISSDPLAKFTEDQFFNSLGGCLKGIRAVLELYKASQVIIYPDEFLLEKQNLWSRQFLEQELSRGSIHSDRLGKQFSKQVEYQLKFPYHSQLERLAHRRNTENYSVDDISILKTSYRFLNISNEYIQQLAVDDFNICQSIHQEELKNLERWVAQYRLDKLKFARQKLPYCYFSGAATLFSPELSDARISWAKNGVLTTVVDDFFDVGGSIDELENLVQLVKKWNVEEGMDYCSEAVKIIFSAIHSYICEVGEKAFMWQGRDVTSHVVEIWLNLLKSMLKEAEWCRNKSVPSLDEYMENAYVSFALGPIVLPAVYLVGPKLPEESVKHPEIHNLYKLMSTSGRLLNDIRGFKRESKQGKLNAVSLHMINSDITEEEAMQKLRSLIDSNRRELLRLVLQEKGSIIPRAVKDLFWKMSKVLHLFYMKNDGFTSQDMFNFVNDVVQEPVSVEKL, from the exons ATGGCTTTCGGTCACACTCACAGTCTCACTATCTCGTCCTCTTCTCTGTCAG GTGCTGCTAAAACTAGATCAAAATTCATTACAGATGCCAAAACCACCAGTCTG CTCAATGGCACTAAAGAAAGGATTAAGAAGATTTTTTATAACACTGATCTCTCTGTTTCTTCATATGACACTGCTTGGGTTGCCATGGTGCCATCTCCGGATACCCTTCAGTCCCCTTGTTTTCCGCAATGCATAAATTGGTTATTGGATAATCAACTCCAAGATGGATCTTGGGGTCTTCCTCAACGCCCTTCTTGGTTAGTTAAAGATGCTCTCTCGTGTACCTTAGCATCTGTCCTGGCACTGAAGAGGTGGGGTATTGGTGAAGAACAAATGAGCAAAG GCATCAAATTTATTGAGTCAAATTTCGATTCAATCAATGATGAGAAGCAACATACACCTATAGGCTTTGATATAATATTCCCAGGTATGCTTGAATGTGCCAAAGATTTGAACTTGAACCTTCCTCTGAAAGCAGCAGAAATCGATGCCTTGGTTCATAGGAGACATTCTGAGGTTAGAAG AATCTACTTGGAGGGTAGGAAAGAGTACTTAGCATATGTTTCAGAAGGAATGGGCAAATTACAGGACTGGGAAATGGTCATGAAGTATCAAAGGAAGAATGGTTCGCTGTTTAATTCACCATCAGCAACAGCTGCTGCTCTTTCTCACCTTCAGGTTGCTGGTTGTCTTGAGTATCTGCGCTCAGTCTTGGAGAAGTTTGGAGATGCAG TTCCGACATTTTATCCATTTGACTTGTATGCTCGTCTTTTCTTGGTTGAGAGTCTTCAAAGTTTGGGAATTGATCATCATTTCAAGAATGAAATCAGAGGAGTAATGGATGAAACATACCG ATACTGGCTGCAGGGGGAGGGAGAGATACTTTTGGATCCTGCCACTTGTGCCATGGCATTTCGGCTGTTACGTTTCAACGGTTATGATATCTCTTCAG ATCCATTAGCAAAATTTACTGAAGATCAGTTTTTCAATTCACTTGGAGGATGTTTGAAGGGCATCAGGGCTGTTCTAGAATTATATAAAGCTTCACAGGTTATAATATATCCTGATGAATTTCTTCTTGAGAAGCAAAATTTATGGAGTCGTCAGTTTCTAGAACAAGAATTATCTAGAGGATCAATTCATTCAGATAGACTTGGCAAACAATTTAGCAAAcag GTGGAATATCAACTTAAGTTTCCCTATCATTCACAATTGGAACGTTTAGCACACAGGAGAAATACAGAGAACTACTCTGTTGATGATATATCGATTTTGAAAACTTCATATCG CTTTTTGAATATCAGCAATGAATACATCCAACAACTAGCTGTGGATGACTTCAACATCTGCCAATCAATTCACCAAGAAGAACTCAAAAATCTTGAGAG GTGGGTTGCACAGTACAGGCTGGACAAGCTAAAATTTGCAAGGCAGAAGCTGCCCTATTGTTACTTCTCTGGGGCAGCTACCCTCTTCTCCCCTGAACTATCTGATGCCCGCATATCGTGGGCCAAAAATGGTGTGCTTACAACTGTTGTCGATGACTTCTTTGATGTTGGAGGTTCTATTGACGAACTGGAAAACCTTGTACAATTGGTCAAGAA GTGGAATGTAGAGGAAGGCATGGATTATTGTTCTGAAGCAGTGAAGATCATATTTTCAGCAATTCACAGCTATATTTGTGAGGTTGGAGAGAAAGCATTTATGTGGCAAGGACGTGATGTGACAAGTCATGTTGTTGAAATT TGGTTAAATTTGCTGAAGTCTATGTTGAAGGAGGCTGAATGGTGTAGAAACAAGTCAGTCCCATCACTAGATGAATATATGGAAAATGCATATGTCTCATTTGCCTTAGGACCAATAGTCCTCCCAGCTGTGTATTTAGTCGGGCCTAAGCTTCCCGAGGAATCTGTTAAACATCCTGAAATTCATAATCTGTATAAGCTTATGAGCACCAGCGGGCGTCTACTCAATGATATCCGAGGTTTCAAG AGAGAATCCAAACAAGGGAAGCTGAATGCTGTGTCATTGCACATGATTAATAGCGATATTACAGAAGAAGAGGCCATGCAGAAGCTGAGAAGTCTTATCGACAGCAACAGGAGAGAGCTTCTGAGATTAGTGTTACAAGAAAAGGGAAGCATAATTCCAAGGGCTGTCAAGGATTTATTCTGGAAAATGAGCAAAGTGTTACatttattttacatgaaaaatgACGGATTCACTTCTCAGGACATGTTTAATTTTGTCAATGATGTTGTTCAAGAACCAGTATCTGTTGAGAAATTGTAA
- the LOC123197853 gene encoding ent-kaurene synthase TSP4, chloroplastic isoform X5 translates to MAFGHTHSLTISSSSLSAGAAKTRSKFITDAKTTSLQLNGTKERIKKIFYNTDLSVSSYDTAWVAMVPSPDTLQSPCFPQCINWLLDNQLQDGSWGLPQRPSWLVKDALSCTLASVLALKRWGIGEEQMSKGIKFIESNFDSINDEKQHTPIGFDIIFPGMLECAKDLNLNLPLKAAEIDALVHRRHSEVRRIYLEGRKEYLAYVSEGMGKLQDWEMVMKYQRKNGSLFNSPSATAAALSHLQVAGCLEYLRSVLEKFGDAVPTFYPFDLYARLFLVESLQSLGIDHHFKNEIRGVMDETYRYWLQGEGEILLDPATCAMAFRLLRFNGYDISSDPLAKFTEDQFFNSLGGCLKGIRAVLELYKASQVIIYPDEFLLEKQNLWSRQFLEQELSRGSIHSDRLGKQFSKQVEYQLKFPYHSQLERLAHRRNTENYSVDDISILKTSYRFLNISNEYIQQLAVDDFNICQSIHQEELKNLERLDKLKFARQKLPYCYFSGAATLFSPELSDARISWAKNGVLTTVVDDFFDVGGSIDELENLVQLVKKWNVEEGMDYCSEAVKIIFSAIHSYICEVGEKAFMWQGRDVTSHVVEIWLNLLKSMLKEAEWCRNKSVPSLDEYMENAYVSFALGPIVLPAVYLVGPKLPEESVKHPEIHNLYKLMSTSGRLLNDIRGFKRESKQGKLNAVSLHMINSDITEEEAMQKLRSLIDSNRRELLRLVLQEKGSIIPRAVKDLFWKMSKVLHLFYMKNDGFTSQDMFNFVNDVVQEPVSVEKL, encoded by the exons ATGGCTTTCGGTCACACTCACAGTCTCACTATCTCGTCCTCTTCTCTGTCAG CAGGTGCTGCTAAAACTAGATCAAAATTCATTACAGATGCCAAAACCACCAGTCTG CAGCTCAATGGCACTAAAGAAAGGATTAAGAAGATTTTTTATAACACTGATCTCTCTGTTTCTTCATATGACACTGCTTGGGTTGCCATGGTGCCATCTCCGGATACCCTTCAGTCCCCTTGTTTTCCGCAATGCATAAATTGGTTATTGGATAATCAACTCCAAGATGGATCTTGGGGTCTTCCTCAACGCCCTTCTTGGTTAGTTAAAGATGCTCTCTCGTGTACCTTAGCATCTGTCCTGGCACTGAAGAGGTGGGGTATTGGTGAAGAACAAATGAGCAAAG GCATCAAATTTATTGAGTCAAATTTCGATTCAATCAATGATGAGAAGCAACATACACCTATAGGCTTTGATATAATATTCCCAGGTATGCTTGAATGTGCCAAAGATTTGAACTTGAACCTTCCTCTGAAAGCAGCAGAAATCGATGCCTTGGTTCATAGGAGACATTCTGAGGTTAGAAG AATCTACTTGGAGGGTAGGAAAGAGTACTTAGCATATGTTTCAGAAGGAATGGGCAAATTACAGGACTGGGAAATGGTCATGAAGTATCAAAGGAAGAATGGTTCGCTGTTTAATTCACCATCAGCAACAGCTGCTGCTCTTTCTCACCTTCAGGTTGCTGGTTGTCTTGAGTATCTGCGCTCAGTCTTGGAGAAGTTTGGAGATGCAG TTCCGACATTTTATCCATTTGACTTGTATGCTCGTCTTTTCTTGGTTGAGAGTCTTCAAAGTTTGGGAATTGATCATCATTTCAAGAATGAAATCAGAGGAGTAATGGATGAAACATACCG ATACTGGCTGCAGGGGGAGGGAGAGATACTTTTGGATCCTGCCACTTGTGCCATGGCATTTCGGCTGTTACGTTTCAACGGTTATGATATCTCTTCAG ATCCATTAGCAAAATTTACTGAAGATCAGTTTTTCAATTCACTTGGAGGATGTTTGAAGGGCATCAGGGCTGTTCTAGAATTATATAAAGCTTCACAGGTTATAATATATCCTGATGAATTTCTTCTTGAGAAGCAAAATTTATGGAGTCGTCAGTTTCTAGAACAAGAATTATCTAGAGGATCAATTCATTCAGATAGACTTGGCAAACAATTTAGCAAAcag GTGGAATATCAACTTAAGTTTCCCTATCATTCACAATTGGAACGTTTAGCACACAGGAGAAATACAGAGAACTACTCTGTTGATGATATATCGATTTTGAAAACTTCATATCG CTTTTTGAATATCAGCAATGAATACATCCAACAACTAGCTGTGGATGACTTCAACATCTGCCAATCAATTCACCAAGAAGAACTCAAAAATCTTGAGAG GCTGGACAAGCTAAAATTTGCAAGGCAGAAGCTGCCCTATTGTTACTTCTCTGGGGCAGCTACCCTCTTCTCCCCTGAACTATCTGATGCCCGCATATCGTGGGCCAAAAATGGTGTGCTTACAACTGTTGTCGATGACTTCTTTGATGTTGGAGGTTCTATTGACGAACTGGAAAACCTTGTACAATTGGTCAAGAA GTGGAATGTAGAGGAAGGCATGGATTATTGTTCTGAAGCAGTGAAGATCATATTTTCAGCAATTCACAGCTATATTTGTGAGGTTGGAGAGAAAGCATTTATGTGGCAAGGACGTGATGTGACAAGTCATGTTGTTGAAATT TGGTTAAATTTGCTGAAGTCTATGTTGAAGGAGGCTGAATGGTGTAGAAACAAGTCAGTCCCATCACTAGATGAATATATGGAAAATGCATATGTCTCATTTGCCTTAGGACCAATAGTCCTCCCAGCTGTGTATTTAGTCGGGCCTAAGCTTCCCGAGGAATCTGTTAAACATCCTGAAATTCATAATCTGTATAAGCTTATGAGCACCAGCGGGCGTCTACTCAATGATATCCGAGGTTTCAAG AGAGAATCCAAACAAGGGAAGCTGAATGCTGTGTCATTGCACATGATTAATAGCGATATTACAGAAGAAGAGGCCATGCAGAAGCTGAGAAGTCTTATCGACAGCAACAGGAGAGAGCTTCTGAGATTAGTGTTACAAGAAAAGGGAAGCATAATTCCAAGGGCTGTCAAGGATTTATTCTGGAAAATGAGCAAAGTGTTACatttattttacatgaaaaatgACGGATTCACTTCTCAGGACATGTTTAATTTTGTCAATGATGTTGTTCAAGAACCAGTATCTGTTGAGAAATTGTAA
- the LOC123197853 gene encoding ent-kaurene synthase TSP4, chloroplastic isoform X1 has protein sequence MAFGHTHSLTISSSSLSAGAAKTRSKFITDAKTTSLQLNGTKERIKKIFYNTDLSVSSYDTAWVAMVPSPDTLQSPCFPQCINWLLDNQLQDGSWGLPQRPSWLVKDALSCTLASVLALKRWGIGEEQMSKGIKFIESNFDSINDEKQHTPIGFDIIFPGMLECAKDLNLNLPLKAAEIDALVHRRHSEVRRIYLEGRKEYLAYVSEGMGKLQDWEMVMKYQRKNGSLFNSPSATAAALSHLQVAGCLEYLRSVLEKFGDAVPTFYPFDLYARLFLVESLQSLGIDHHFKNEIRGVMDETYRYWLQGEGEILLDPATCAMAFRLLRFNGYDISSDPLAKFTEDQFFNSLGGCLKGIRAVLELYKASQVIIYPDEFLLEKQNLWSRQFLEQELSRGSIHSDRLGKQFSKQVEYQLKFPYHSQLERLAHRRNTENYSVDDISILKTSYRFLNISNEYIQQLAVDDFNICQSIHQEELKNLERWVAQYRLDKLKFARQKLPYCYFSGAATLFSPELSDARISWAKNGVLTTVVDDFFDVGGSIDELENLVQLVKKWNVEEGMDYCSEAVKIIFSAIHSYICEVGEKAFMWQGRDVTSHVVEIWLNLLKSMLKEAEWCRNKSVPSLDEYMENAYVSFALGPIVLPAVYLVGPKLPEESVKHPEIHNLYKLMSTSGRLLNDIRGFKRESKQGKLNAVSLHMINSDITEEEAMQKLRSLIDSNRRELLRLVLQEKGSIIPRAVKDLFWKMSKVLHLFYMKNDGFTSQDMFNFVNDVVQEPVSVEKL, from the exons ATGGCTTTCGGTCACACTCACAGTCTCACTATCTCGTCCTCTTCTCTGTCAG CAGGTGCTGCTAAAACTAGATCAAAATTCATTACAGATGCCAAAACCACCAGTCTG CAGCTCAATGGCACTAAAGAAAGGATTAAGAAGATTTTTTATAACACTGATCTCTCTGTTTCTTCATATGACACTGCTTGGGTTGCCATGGTGCCATCTCCGGATACCCTTCAGTCCCCTTGTTTTCCGCAATGCATAAATTGGTTATTGGATAATCAACTCCAAGATGGATCTTGGGGTCTTCCTCAACGCCCTTCTTGGTTAGTTAAAGATGCTCTCTCGTGTACCTTAGCATCTGTCCTGGCACTGAAGAGGTGGGGTATTGGTGAAGAACAAATGAGCAAAG GCATCAAATTTATTGAGTCAAATTTCGATTCAATCAATGATGAGAAGCAACATACACCTATAGGCTTTGATATAATATTCCCAGGTATGCTTGAATGTGCCAAAGATTTGAACTTGAACCTTCCTCTGAAAGCAGCAGAAATCGATGCCTTGGTTCATAGGAGACATTCTGAGGTTAGAAG AATCTACTTGGAGGGTAGGAAAGAGTACTTAGCATATGTTTCAGAAGGAATGGGCAAATTACAGGACTGGGAAATGGTCATGAAGTATCAAAGGAAGAATGGTTCGCTGTTTAATTCACCATCAGCAACAGCTGCTGCTCTTTCTCACCTTCAGGTTGCTGGTTGTCTTGAGTATCTGCGCTCAGTCTTGGAGAAGTTTGGAGATGCAG TTCCGACATTTTATCCATTTGACTTGTATGCTCGTCTTTTCTTGGTTGAGAGTCTTCAAAGTTTGGGAATTGATCATCATTTCAAGAATGAAATCAGAGGAGTAATGGATGAAACATACCG ATACTGGCTGCAGGGGGAGGGAGAGATACTTTTGGATCCTGCCACTTGTGCCATGGCATTTCGGCTGTTACGTTTCAACGGTTATGATATCTCTTCAG ATCCATTAGCAAAATTTACTGAAGATCAGTTTTTCAATTCACTTGGAGGATGTTTGAAGGGCATCAGGGCTGTTCTAGAATTATATAAAGCTTCACAGGTTATAATATATCCTGATGAATTTCTTCTTGAGAAGCAAAATTTATGGAGTCGTCAGTTTCTAGAACAAGAATTATCTAGAGGATCAATTCATTCAGATAGACTTGGCAAACAATTTAGCAAAcag GTGGAATATCAACTTAAGTTTCCCTATCATTCACAATTGGAACGTTTAGCACACAGGAGAAATACAGAGAACTACTCTGTTGATGATATATCGATTTTGAAAACTTCATATCG CTTTTTGAATATCAGCAATGAATACATCCAACAACTAGCTGTGGATGACTTCAACATCTGCCAATCAATTCACCAAGAAGAACTCAAAAATCTTGAGAG GTGGGTTGCACAGTACAGGCTGGACAAGCTAAAATTTGCAAGGCAGAAGCTGCCCTATTGTTACTTCTCTGGGGCAGCTACCCTCTTCTCCCCTGAACTATCTGATGCCCGCATATCGTGGGCCAAAAATGGTGTGCTTACAACTGTTGTCGATGACTTCTTTGATGTTGGAGGTTCTATTGACGAACTGGAAAACCTTGTACAATTGGTCAAGAA GTGGAATGTAGAGGAAGGCATGGATTATTGTTCTGAAGCAGTGAAGATCATATTTTCAGCAATTCACAGCTATATTTGTGAGGTTGGAGAGAAAGCATTTATGTGGCAAGGACGTGATGTGACAAGTCATGTTGTTGAAATT TGGTTAAATTTGCTGAAGTCTATGTTGAAGGAGGCTGAATGGTGTAGAAACAAGTCAGTCCCATCACTAGATGAATATATGGAAAATGCATATGTCTCATTTGCCTTAGGACCAATAGTCCTCCCAGCTGTGTATTTAGTCGGGCCTAAGCTTCCCGAGGAATCTGTTAAACATCCTGAAATTCATAATCTGTATAAGCTTATGAGCACCAGCGGGCGTCTACTCAATGATATCCGAGGTTTCAAG AGAGAATCCAAACAAGGGAAGCTGAATGCTGTGTCATTGCACATGATTAATAGCGATATTACAGAAGAAGAGGCCATGCAGAAGCTGAGAAGTCTTATCGACAGCAACAGGAGAGAGCTTCTGAGATTAGTGTTACAAGAAAAGGGAAGCATAATTCCAAGGGCTGTCAAGGATTTATTCTGGAAAATGAGCAAAGTGTTACatttattttacatgaaaaatgACGGATTCACTTCTCAGGACATGTTTAATTTTGTCAATGATGTTGTTCAAGAACCAGTATCTGTTGAGAAATTGTAA
- the LOC123197853 gene encoding ent-kaurene synthase, chloroplastic isoform X3 produces MAFGHTHSLTISSSSLSAGAAKTRSKFITDAKTTSLLNGTKERIKKIFYNTDLSVSSYDTAWVAMVPSPDTLQSPCFPQCINWLLDNQLQDGSWGLPQRPSWLVKDALSCTLASVLALKRWGIGEEQMSKGIKFIESNFDSINDEKQHTPIGFDIIFPGMLECAKDLNLNLPLKAAEIDALVHRRHSEVRRIYLEGRKEYLAYVSEGMGKLQDWEMVMKYQRKNGSLFNSPSATAAALSHLQVAGCLEYLRSVLEKFGDAVPTFYPFDLYARLFLVESLQSLGIDHHFKNEIRGVMDETYRYWLQGEGEILLDPATCAMAFRLLRFNGYDISSDPLAKFTEDQFFNSLGGCLKGIRAVLELYKASQVIIYPDEFLLEKQNLWSRQFLEQELSRGSIHSDRLGKQFSKQVEYQLKFPYHSQLERLAHRRNTENYSVDDISILKTSYRFLNISNEYIQQLAVDDFNICQSIHQEELKNLERWVAQYRLDKLKFARQKLPYCYFSGAATLFSPELSDARISWAKNGVLTTVVDDFFDVGGSIDELENLVQLVKKWNVEEGMDYCSEAVKIIFSAIHSYICEVGEKAFMWQGRDVTSHVVEIWLNLLKSMLKEAEWCRNKSVPSLDEYMENAYVSFALGPIVLPAVYLVGPKLPEESVKHPEIHNLYKLMSTSGRLLNDIRGFKRESKQGKLNAVSLHMINSDITEEEAMQKLRSLIDSNRRELLRLVLQEKGSIIPRAVKDLFWKMSKVLHLFYMKNDGFTSQDMFNFVNDVVQEPVSVEKL; encoded by the exons ATGGCTTTCGGTCACACTCACAGTCTCACTATCTCGTCCTCTTCTCTGTCAG CAGGTGCTGCTAAAACTAGATCAAAATTCATTACAGATGCCAAAACCACCAGTCTG CTCAATGGCACTAAAGAAAGGATTAAGAAGATTTTTTATAACACTGATCTCTCTGTTTCTTCATATGACACTGCTTGGGTTGCCATGGTGCCATCTCCGGATACCCTTCAGTCCCCTTGTTTTCCGCAATGCATAAATTGGTTATTGGATAATCAACTCCAAGATGGATCTTGGGGTCTTCCTCAACGCCCTTCTTGGTTAGTTAAAGATGCTCTCTCGTGTACCTTAGCATCTGTCCTGGCACTGAAGAGGTGGGGTATTGGTGAAGAACAAATGAGCAAAG GCATCAAATTTATTGAGTCAAATTTCGATTCAATCAATGATGAGAAGCAACATACACCTATAGGCTTTGATATAATATTCCCAGGTATGCTTGAATGTGCCAAAGATTTGAACTTGAACCTTCCTCTGAAAGCAGCAGAAATCGATGCCTTGGTTCATAGGAGACATTCTGAGGTTAGAAG AATCTACTTGGAGGGTAGGAAAGAGTACTTAGCATATGTTTCAGAAGGAATGGGCAAATTACAGGACTGGGAAATGGTCATGAAGTATCAAAGGAAGAATGGTTCGCTGTTTAATTCACCATCAGCAACAGCTGCTGCTCTTTCTCACCTTCAGGTTGCTGGTTGTCTTGAGTATCTGCGCTCAGTCTTGGAGAAGTTTGGAGATGCAG TTCCGACATTTTATCCATTTGACTTGTATGCTCGTCTTTTCTTGGTTGAGAGTCTTCAAAGTTTGGGAATTGATCATCATTTCAAGAATGAAATCAGAGGAGTAATGGATGAAACATACCG ATACTGGCTGCAGGGGGAGGGAGAGATACTTTTGGATCCTGCCACTTGTGCCATGGCATTTCGGCTGTTACGTTTCAACGGTTATGATATCTCTTCAG ATCCATTAGCAAAATTTACTGAAGATCAGTTTTTCAATTCACTTGGAGGATGTTTGAAGGGCATCAGGGCTGTTCTAGAATTATATAAAGCTTCACAGGTTATAATATATCCTGATGAATTTCTTCTTGAGAAGCAAAATTTATGGAGTCGTCAGTTTCTAGAACAAGAATTATCTAGAGGATCAATTCATTCAGATAGACTTGGCAAACAATTTAGCAAAcag GTGGAATATCAACTTAAGTTTCCCTATCATTCACAATTGGAACGTTTAGCACACAGGAGAAATACAGAGAACTACTCTGTTGATGATATATCGATTTTGAAAACTTCATATCG CTTTTTGAATATCAGCAATGAATACATCCAACAACTAGCTGTGGATGACTTCAACATCTGCCAATCAATTCACCAAGAAGAACTCAAAAATCTTGAGAG GTGGGTTGCACAGTACAGGCTGGACAAGCTAAAATTTGCAAGGCAGAAGCTGCCCTATTGTTACTTCTCTGGGGCAGCTACCCTCTTCTCCCCTGAACTATCTGATGCCCGCATATCGTGGGCCAAAAATGGTGTGCTTACAACTGTTGTCGATGACTTCTTTGATGTTGGAGGTTCTATTGACGAACTGGAAAACCTTGTACAATTGGTCAAGAA GTGGAATGTAGAGGAAGGCATGGATTATTGTTCTGAAGCAGTGAAGATCATATTTTCAGCAATTCACAGCTATATTTGTGAGGTTGGAGAGAAAGCATTTATGTGGCAAGGACGTGATGTGACAAGTCATGTTGTTGAAATT TGGTTAAATTTGCTGAAGTCTATGTTGAAGGAGGCTGAATGGTGTAGAAACAAGTCAGTCCCATCACTAGATGAATATATGGAAAATGCATATGTCTCATTTGCCTTAGGACCAATAGTCCTCCCAGCTGTGTATTTAGTCGGGCCTAAGCTTCCCGAGGAATCTGTTAAACATCCTGAAATTCATAATCTGTATAAGCTTATGAGCACCAGCGGGCGTCTACTCAATGATATCCGAGGTTTCAAG AGAGAATCCAAACAAGGGAAGCTGAATGCTGTGTCATTGCACATGATTAATAGCGATATTACAGAAGAAGAGGCCATGCAGAAGCTGAGAAGTCTTATCGACAGCAACAGGAGAGAGCTTCTGAGATTAGTGTTACAAGAAAAGGGAAGCATAATTCCAAGGGCTGTCAAGGATTTATTCTGGAAAATGAGCAAAGTGTTACatttattttacatgaaaaatgACGGATTCACTTCTCAGGACATGTTTAATTTTGTCAATGATGTTGTTCAAGAACCAGTATCTGTTGAGAAATTGTAA